The following proteins come from a genomic window of Larus michahellis chromosome 28, bLarMic1.1, whole genome shotgun sequence:
- the LOC141735042 gene encoding butyrophilin subfamily 3 member A2-like yields the protein MGSRYQQVTTLHIIIFLQIIHLVTGQYKIIPPDKPVTGIIGKGVTLPCQLKVKIIPERLSVQWTFSGNSKRIDVATYDGKNTYNPVYEDETYWGRTNFFQSEFNKGNVSLHLKNVTLSDKGKYTCSVFFENWYDEVVVDLNVAAKGDESSIFLDGHVGQSIGLTCKSQGWFPAPEVVWLDSKGQTRKEEVTTQRIKTSSGIFDVVSSMNLEPGSDKEVSCRVVNNLLNAMSESRVLISDVFFPSTSPWMTAFLVILFLNIAVFAATGYKLNRSITQSRKADFWEAHSHTVPITVKSDCRVLELHLPGVPGVESNTSEPAGTNTPCTVPVLVGKEGFAAGKHYWEVEVGQEQDWVLGVVREKGRQEGMRPGEDYWALHRSQGQIFCSTGDHKIEKQQMSYSVIGVLLDLEEEQVKFYQAEQIRIIVRMPLRLGTEPAEKFYPFLSKTEGTGTPRIHPVSIPVPLETL from the exons ATGGGTTCCAGATATCAGCAGGTGACGACTCTTCACATCATTATTTTTCTACAGATAATTCATTTGGTCACAG GCCAGTATAAAATTATTCCTCCTGACAAGCCTGTCACTGGAATCATTGGAAAAGGAGTCACCCTGCCCTGTCAACTGAAAGTTAAGATAATCCCTGAGAGGCTTTCTGTTCAGTGGACGTTTTCTGGAAACTCCAAAAGAATTGATGTGGCCACTTATGATGGAAAAAACACATACAATCCAGTTTACGAGGATGAGACGTACTGGGGCAGGAccaatttttttcagtctgaatttAATAAGGGAAACGTGTCTCTTCACCTGAAAAATGTCACGCTCTCGGACAAAGGGAAATACACCTGCAGTGTCTTTTTTGAGAATTGGTATGATGAAGTGGTGGTTGACCTGAATGTGGCAG CTAAAGGCGATGAGTCTTCCATTTTCCTGGATGGTCATGTGGGTCAGAGCATTGGCCTCACCTGCAAATCACAAGGATGGTTTCCAGCACCTGAAGTAGTTTGGCTGGACAGCAAAGGACAGACACGGAAGGAGGAAGTGACCACCCAAAGAATAAAAACTTCTTCAGGCATTTTTGATGTTGTAAGTTCCATGAATCTTGAACCAGGATCTGACAAGGAAGTCTCCTGCAGAGTAGTCAATAACCTACTCAATGCAATGTCTGAATCCCGAGTCCTGATTTCAG atgTCTTCTTCCCTTCCACTTCACCTTGGATGACGGCCTTccttgtaattttatttcttaatatagCTGTTTTTGCAGCTACAGGTTATAAACTAAACA gaAGTATTACACAATCCCGTAAAGCAG ATTTCTGGGAAGCCCACAGCCACACAG TTCCCATTACTGTGAAATCTGACTGCCGAGTCCTGGAGCTCCATCTGCCAGGGGTTCCAGGTGTGGAGAGCAACACGTCTGAACCTGCTGGCACGAACACTCCCTGCACAGTCCCTGTcctggtggggaaggaagggttTGCAGCTGGGAAACACTactgggaggtggaggtgggccAGGAGCAGgactgggtgctgggggtggtgagggagaaagggagacagGAAGGGATGCGTCCCGGGGAGGACTACTGGGCTCTGCACAGGTCCCAGGGACAGATCTTCTGTAGCACCGGAGACCACAAGATTGAGAAGCAGCAGATGAGTTATTCAGTGATTGGTGTGCTTCTGGACTTGGAGGAAGAGCAAGTGAAATTTTATCAAGCAGAGCAGATACGCATCATAGTGAGAATGCCTCTAAGGCTTGGAACGGAACCTGCAGAAAAGTTTTACCCATTTCTATCCAAAACAGAAGGGACAGGCACACCTCGTATCCACCCGGTCTCAATCCCAGTCCCTTTGGAGACACTGTAA